One Pagrus major chromosome 15, Pma_NU_1.0 DNA window includes the following coding sequences:
- the LOC141009644 gene encoding plectin-like — MSAATRGYLALCGLADTHSTTRTRTYRITETYETLDTSERPDGEGKLSDMYSTSQKLPELKGSTSIQNLIKFKFLDEEVLRKLDTGIIPAEDLQASLTLHGDKPTTIAGIYVESSKKKISFLEAAEKGFLAKTYALEFLEAQAATGSLTDLTTGQSHSVGEALERGIIETGLKDKLMEAQKAVSGYIHAGKKLSVFQAMEERILDRYKGKKILEVQVATGGLINPETGVRVPASVAVDQGLLNKDTLQSLHDPVSNPKGFHNPDTGQKAYYSEILKKCLYDIDGGVFLFPFGERNLTNTSPLSSHRASVVISTRGIEMSTYEAFKMRHIDKRTYLFLSQQESEWQEKTVVDARGSPLHIIIDVKSGRQLCLESALSQRFLETSELESYRSGLLSIYEIADIIFSRMVVVEDVNSPIAGFWDVTRRKRLSVLQGFQQGFTDRVTALRLLEAQACTGGICDPSSGEKVHLSEALKRNLLDEALNQQLQQFEQAFNGIVNPKTSKSLSVPQAVQENLLPKDAGYRCMEFQLLTGGLINPDTHDRVSLEEVIQSGLVDKVTASALKDEKFLTKSLTCPKTKRRITFREALERSVYDCHTGLRLLEATKIHGYGAKSTFHYVSAYK; from the coding sequence ATGTCTGCGGCAACACGTGGATACCTGGCTCTGTGTGGActagcagacacacacagcaccaccAGGACAAGAACCTATCGGATCACTGAAACCTATGAAACCTTAGACACATCAGAGAGACCAGACGGTGAGGGAAAACTGAGTGACATGTATTCAACTTCCCAAAAGCTCCCAGAACTCAAAGGCAGCACAAGTATCCAAAACTTAATCAAATTCAAGTTCTTGGATGAAGAGGTTTTGCGCAAGTTGGACACGGGTATCATCCCAGCAGAAGATCTGCAAGCGTCACTTACTCTGCACGGCGACAAACCAACAACTATTGCTGGAATTTATGTGGAGTCGAGTAAGAAAAAGATATCCTTCCTAGAAGCTGCTGAGAAGGGTTTCTTAGCAAAGACGTACGCTCTTGAGTTTCTGGAGGCTCAGGCTGCGACAGGAAGCCTCACAGATCTGACCACAGGCCAGTCACACTCAGTTGGTGAGGCTTTGGAGAGAGGTATCATAGAGACAGGCCTGAAAGATAAACTGATGGAGGCTCAGAAAGCTGTTAGTGGATACATCCATGCTGGCAAaaagctgtctgtgtttcaggCAATGGAGGAAAGGATTCTCGATAGATACAAAGGCAAGAAGATCCTTGAGGTCCAGGTAGCCACTGGAGGACTGATCAACCCAGAGACTGGTGTCAGGGTACCGGCGAGCGTTGCTGTTGATCAGGGTCTTTTGAACAAGGACACTCTTCAGAGTCTGCATGATCCAGTTAGTAACCCCAAAGGTTTCCACAACCCTGACACCGGACAGAAAGCATACTACTCTGAAATCCTGAAGAAGTGCCTCTATGACATTGATGGTGGGGTGTTTCTCTTCCCATTCGGTGAGAGAAATCTTACCAACACCTCTCCCCTGAGTTCTCACAGAGCGTCTGTCGTCATCAGCACTCGTGGCATCGAAATGTCGACGTATGAAGCATTCAAGATGAGACACATCGACAAGAGGACGTATCTGTTTCTGTCCCAGCAGGAAAGTGAATGGCAGGAAAAGACCGTAGTCGACGCCAGAGGGAGCCCGCTTCACATCATTATTGATGTCAAAAGTGGTCGTCAACTTTGTCTAGAGTCCGCTCTGAGTCAGAGATTCCTTGAAACGTCCGAGCTTGAAAGCTACCGCAGCGGGCTTCTAAGTATCTATGAGATTGCGGACATCATATTTTCAAGAATGGTTGTTGTGGAAGACGTCAACAGCCCCATTGCTGGTTTCTGGGATGTCACTCGGAGGAAGAGGCTGTCAGTCCTTCAGGGTTTTCAACAAGGCTTTACTGATAGAGTCACTGCTTTACGCCTGTTGGAGGCCCAGGCCTGCACTGGAGGTATTTGCGACCCTTCTTcaggagagaaagttcatcTCTCTGAGGCTCTCAAAAGGAATCTTTTAGATGAGGCACTGAATCAGCAGCTCCAACAGTTCGAGCAGGCATTCAATGGCATCGTAAACCCCAAGACTTCAAAGAGCTTGTCCGTTCCCCAGGCCGTTCAGGAAAATCTCCTCCCAAAGGATGCCGGCTACCGCTGCATGGAATTCCAGCTCCTGACTGGAGGATTGATAAACCCTGACACTCACGATAGAGTCTCACTCGAAGAAGTTATTCAGAGCGGCCTTGTTGACAAAGTCACTGCCTCTGCACTCAAAGATGAGAAGTTCCTCACCAAAAGCCTCACCTGTCCAAAGACCAAGAGGAGGATCACGTTCAGGGAGGCGCTTGAAAGAAGCGTGTACGACTGCCACACAGGGTTGAGGTTACTGGAGGCTACAAAGATTCATGGTTATGGAGCAAAATCAACATTTCATTATGTTTCCGCGTACAAGTAA